GAACAATTGCCGACCCTGATACCCAATTTACATTTACTGGATTCCAATTGCCGCAGTTGCATGTTGTATCTTCTATATGATATTTCCAGCAAAACGGTTCACCAGTTGACAAGCACGTCTTGCCATCTGTCGAAGCACTTCTGCCAATAAGATTTCCACAGTCATCCCACATTGTTAAACAAAATCTTAATTCACTAAGAGGTGAAGGTAAGGGATTAATAAAATGCGTTGGAGGAAAATTTAAAGAGAATGTCTGCGAAGCAAGGTTCCAATTCAATCGATTCATGACTGGTGGTGGGCTAATATCACCGTAATGAAAAGAGAAATAGGATTCTGAAACGTATTTCGCTATTAAAGTTCCGAGTCCATCTTTCAGTTCAACGTAACCAAATCCATTAGCAACACCACTAAAATTAACACCGCAGTTCGGCAAATCCTGAACATTAATATTTACTGTGAATCCTGAAACGCTTACCCCAGAGCCATCTGGAGGGACTAAAGCTATAACGCTTGGGCCAGTTAGATCAACAATAAAAAATCCATTGTAGGGGGAACCTAACATCGGATTTCCTGCTGCATTGTGAATACTTAACTGATACTGGACCCTATCGCCATCACACAAGCACATTTGATCAACTTTAAAAGGATAAAAAATAAATTCACTTGTTCCAGCTCTGATATTATTTAATTCTCCCCATCCGTTTAAAATTATTGTAGAAAGAGGAGCCCCAAAATTCCACACCCCACAACAGGTTTGAGTTCTTACGATAGAAAATCCAGATTGTCCTAAGTCAATGGGTTGAGAATGTAAAATTCTAAAAACAAATTTTTGATCAGTTGTATCACCATGGCAACAAATATTATAACAACCTTTCGGGGATACATCTTGAAGCTGTCCCCAGAATGTCATTAAAGTTGGTCGGTCACCTGGAGAGAAACTCCAAACTTCACTTTTTCCAATTTCAAGTTTGTTCGTGAAAGCTGTAATCTGCCATGCATATTTTTTACCTTTTTCAAATTTTCTTGCAGATGTAGGATATTTCAGAATATTTGATTTGATATCGCTTTTTTCAAACCAGGCTAAATTATTTTGAATAGCTTCTTCCAATGATTGACCAGATTGAATTTCAACTATTTTAATCAAATAATTAATACCTGAAATTTGAGGTGTTATTGGTGTCCACGAAAACTCATTAATCTCAATTTCTGATTCTATTCCGTTCGATGGAGAGATTAATTGAGGTGGATTTGGATGAATTACAGAATGGCTTATACAGTCTTTCCCTAATTCATTATTGTCTTCTATATTAAGTACAGTAACACAAATTTCATAATCTCCTTCTTTTATTGTTCCTGAACGTATTAGCATTTCTTCAAATTCTTTTCTACTGCTTATTATTGAAATGTTACCCAAATCTTTCATTGTGATATTGTGAAATCCAGGGGACAATTCAAATGCAGACGATCTTGCTTCAAATATCTTGCCCTCGGTCACTTCGGTAATTACGCCGTTAAGAAAGACTTTATAAGTCCTAGGTGACGCATTGTTTAGTTGAAGTTTCCAAAGATTTTCAGATTTAATTTGGTTAAATGGAGGTTGAGCAAGTACTATTATTACTTGTGGCTTTGCATCTGCAAAGAATGCCAGTATTGATGCAAGGATGATAAAAATTCTTTTAAATGAAGAAAACATTTTACACCCATTAATTTTTTAATAGTTATAATCATATTTTCACGTGGGAATAACGAGGATTGATATATGAAATTCGGACTATCAACTTTTCGATTGTGATGTTCGCTAAAGAAAACCACTTTAATGCCGTCTACTCTCATTCCTAAGGAATTTCCTGCTTAGTCTACATTTCAATTTACATTGTGGGGAGTAAATTGTCAATTAAAAAAGTAAATTCATAAAAGTGTTTAGGGTACTGATAACCCATAGTGGAGGTGAAGAACTATTTCTTTAGTATTTCAAACACCGCTTCAACTCTTCCGAGCGGAGCGGCGAGCTGAACGCCCGCCACATCATTTCTTATGTAATTATAAGTTTCTCGCGCAATTTGAATTCCAGTTTCGAATCCTTCATCTTTAGTCGTTGCACTTCGCATTCTTGATAAAATTTCATCCGGTACTGAGGCCCCTGGAACTTCATTGTTCATAAATTCTGCATTCCGGTATGATATCAATGGCCAAATTCCACAAATTAATGGAAGTTTAACATAATCGATTCGTTTAATAAAACTTTCGAATATCTTTATATCAAAGACAGGCTGAGTTATCATATATTCTGCACCTGCTTCGATTTTCCAATCTAATCTTTTTAATTCATCATCAAGATTGATTGCTCCCGGATTCACACCGACACCAATACTGAAACCAGTTGGTTCGCCAATAGGATTGCTTGCAAGATCAAGTCCGTGATTTAATCGATTAATTAAATTCACCAAGCCAATTGCATCGACATCGAACACCGCAGTTGCGTCAGGATAATTTCCAAGTTTCGGTGGATCGCCAGTGATTGCTAAAATATTTCTAACTCCCAATGCCCATGCGCCGAGAAGATCAGATTGCATTCCAATTACATTTCTATCTCTACAGGCAAAATGAAGAACGGTTTCTATTCCAACTTCTTTTTGAATTAAAACAGCAAGTACCATTGCAGACATTCGCGCCATTGCCCGCGGTCCATCTGGAATATTTATCGCATCTATGCCAAAATGGAACAGCTTTCGCGCTTTCTCTATCTCTTTTTGTGGTGAAACTCCCTTTGGTGAAACTAATTCTACGAGACTGACAAATTCTTTCCTAAGAAGTTTATTAGACAAGCGGGATTTTTCATTCAATGAATATATTTTTACTTCCGGCAGTATTTCAATTTCTAATTCACTGACTTTTACATCCATTCGTTTTGCCGGTTGAAGGGCTTGAACAGCCCTTCGGATAGCACGAATATGGGAAGGATTTGTTCCACAGCATCCGCCAACAATTGAAGCACCGGTCTGGATAAATCGTTTTGCATATTCAGCCATGTATTCAGGCGAAGTCATATAAATATTCCTTCCGCCAATATTTTGAGGATAACCTGCATTTGGCTGGATTGAAATTGGAAGAGTCGTAAGTGTTTTAAGCTTTTCTAATGCATCGAGCATCGGTTTTGGTCCGACTGAACAATTCAATCCCACTGCATCGATTTTATAATCTTTCAGCTTGTCGATGAATCTCTCGAGAGGCGCACCGCTTAATAAATTTCCATCTTCGTTGATTGTTACTTGTCCGATAACAGGTATATTTTCATCAAGCTCTCTAACAGCACGAAGTGCTTGGACTAATTCTTTAGCAAGAATGAAAGTTTCGAGAATAATTAAGTCAACGCCGCCATCAATCAATCCTTTGATTTGATCTTTGAAAGCGTCCTTCGCTTCATCAAAAGAAAGTTTTCCGAGCGGCTCAATTTGTACTCCGAGCGGACCGACAGAGCCAGCTACTAGTACTGAATCTTTCGCAACGGATTTTGCAATTTGAGCTCCTCTAAGATTTATTTCGTAGACTTTTTCTCCAAGTCCATGAGGAGTGAGTTTAAATACATTTGCTCCGAACGTATTTGTTTCAATAGCATCGGCACCTGAGTTGATGTAATCGTTATGAACTTCCTTCACAATTTCCGGATTGGTTAGATTCAACTCATCGAAACATCGGTTGATGTAAATTCCTTTTTCGTATAGATACGTTCCGGTTCCGCCATCGAAGACGATTACTTCTTTCCCGAGTCTTTCTCTAAATGTTTTCATTCTCGTTTAATCATACTTTATGCGCAGTGAATTTAGAATATTTCAGGATTGATGTCAAAAGATTGTTGGCGAGTCGAAGAAAAATAGTTGAGCATCCTTTAAGTGGCTGAGTGATAAGAATGGAAAAAATATATTGTTACGAAACTTCCACTCTGTCATCAAGCTCATTCACGTCGTCTGGTTTTCGGGGAAAGTGCTGCGAGAGTACTTTTCCGCATTCTCTGATGACGTGAATTATTCCGTCGAAAAAATTCTTATTGCGGAAATATTTTTCTGTTACGTTGGATAATTCATTCCAAAAGTTTTGGTCGAGTACCTTTGTGATTCCCTCGTCAGGCAGAATGTAGAATTGTTTATCTTTTAATATTAAAAAAAGAAGAATGCCGCTGCGGTCAAGCGTGTTGTTTATCTTCATTCGGAAAAATTCTTTTATTGCCAGATTCCGCAAAGAAGATTTTTTCTCAAACATCTTTCTTTTTTGTTTTATGCTAACGCGGATTTCGCCGGCAGTTTTTTCTTCTTGGAGTTTAATCTCTTCTGCAATTTTTTCCATTTCAACCGCAGATAGTATTTCGTGAATGAAATGATGAAACATAGATTATCTTGCGTTAAAAATAGGAAAGTATGATTTGGATTACAAGTTTCTGGAGTCAATCAAAAAAAACACTAACCTAACTATGACTCAATCAAATAACTGTGAGCATCGATATAGTAGCACAAAAATCTTGTTTAAAAGTGTGAAACATATTGTGTTACGGCAAGATGGACTACTTTTTGTAGAATACATTCGAATTTATCCCTTTAGATAGAAATTCAAAAAATTCGCTGGAAATGAACAAAAAAGGATTTGGTTCTAAATTTCTGTCAATATCTCATACTGACATAGAAATCGGACCCAAAAATAACTGAATCAATTACAAGGTAGATTTACTCTGTTTACCTTGTAAACGATTCAGTTCAGAACTACTGCCAATCACTCTCATCGACAGTAAAAATGAACCAATAATGAATAACATGGATCAATTCTTAGGCACATTTCGTATATTTGCCTAAGAAACGATCCAAGCAATATGAAAGAAATCATTAAAATATTTGAGAAACACAAGGGTTACGCAAGAATGAAAGAGCTTCGTAACCAGAAAATTCATCCTAGAAAAATCACTAAAGCCATTTCAGAAGGAATTATAGAAAAGATAAAGCCTGGTCTGTACAAGCTTGTAAATTACCCATGGGATGAAAATGGAAGTTTTGCAGATGTATGCAAGTCTAATAAAAAAGCCGTTATATGTCTTACTTCAGCTTCTTCATATTACGAACTGACAACTTTTAATCCGTCATACATAACAGTTGCAGTACCTCACAATTCACCTGGCTTTAAGCTTGAATACCCGCCAATACAAGTATATTATTTCCCTCATAAATATTACGAAACCGGGATAATTCAAGTGGAAACGAAAAGCGGAATCATAAGAATCTACAACCTGGAAAAAACAATTTGCGATCTGTTTCGGTACCGGACTAAAATAGGTGACGATATTGTTATTGAATCACTTAAGAGTTATCTAGAGCTAAAGAAGCGGGACATCAACAAACTTTTTGAATTTGCAGAGACACTTAGCGTAAAAGAAAAAATGCTTCCTTATGTTAAAGCGATTGTCGGTTAATGGCTAAAAAAGAAATTACAAATATCGCTGTATCTGTAAAAGAAAGGTTGATCAATTATTCACGTAAAAATTCCCTTGACTTCAATTCAGTTCTGCTTCAATATATTCAGGAAAGATTTCTATTCAGAATTTCAAAATCCATTTACTCAGATAATTTTGTTCTTAAAGGTGCGCTTCTCTTTCTTGCCCATGACATAAGCCGACTTCGCCCCACGAAAGATATTGATTTACTTGGACGCTCTGTTCCGAATAAAACCGATTCATTGAAAGAAATATTTCAAGAAATTGCTTCGATAAGTTTTGAAGATGGATTAACGTTTGATTCCCATTCTGTTTCTGCCGAAGAAATTGTTGAGCAGGATGAATATCATGGCATTAGAATTAAATTGTCCGCTAAGCTTGGCACCGCAAGGCAGCAGGTACGGATTGATATTGGATTCGGTGATATTGTTTATCCCAGCTCGCTGCTAATGGATTATCCTACTCTGCTTGATTTTGAAGCCCCGCACTTAAAAGTATATTCGATTGAATCTGCTGTAGCAGAAAAATTTGAAGCTGCTGTTTCTCTCGGAATTGCAACAAGCAGAATGAAAGACTTTTACGATATTCATTTCTTTGCTTCAAGTAAAGGGTTTGATCTTTTAACTTTGCACAATGCTTTAATTGAAACATTTAAAAACAGGCAAACCTCGATTGAGAAACGTCATTCTATTTTTGATGACAAGTTTAAGAATGATAAAAACCTTGAAGCACTCTGGGCTGCATTTATAAAAAAACGCTCGCTTAAAATAAATCTGAACTTTTCCGAAACTGTTTCCAAAATCAAATTATTTATTGAACCGGCTTACAGCGAAGTTAATTCAACAAAGACATGGGATTACATGGAATGGGATTGGGAATGAGTGAATTACCTAAAGGTTGGATTGAATGTAAGCTTTCTGATATTTGTGATATTGAATACGGCAAAGATCTTTCCACAAAGAAAATAAGTAATGAAAAAAATATCCTGTTTTCGGTGCGAATGCAATAATAGGTTATTATAATGAATATTTATACGAAGAAGAAAAAGTTCTGATTTCTTGTCGGGGTGCTAATAGTGGGAAAATCAATATATCACCTCCCAAAGTTTTTGTGACACACAACTCTTTAGTATTAAATTTTTTTGATTCTTTAGAAAAGAATAAAAGATATTTTGCATATGCACTTCAATCAAAAAGCAATTCGCAGTATGTAACTGGTACCGCTCAACCTCAAGTAACTATCACAAATGCAAATGAAATACAAATAAGATTAGCACCTCTCAACGAACAAAAACGAATAGTAGAAAAACTTGATAAACTTTTAAGCAAAGTAGATGAATCAAAAGTACGGCTTGATAAAATTCCTGTTATAATAAAAAGATTCAGGCAGTCAGTTCTTAACGCAGCAGTAACAGGCGAGTTGACAAAAGATTGGAGGGAGAGGAAAGGCATTACTTTAAACAATTGGGGTAAAAAAATCTTTAATGAGTTTTGCAAAATACAAAGAGGATATGACTTGCCTTTGAGAAAAATCATAGATGGAGCGTATGCTGTTGTTACTTCTGGAGGAATTGCAGGCTATCATAAAGAATCTAAAGCAAATGGTCCTTGCTTAGTTACTGGTAGGAGTGGTTCTGTTGGTAGTGTCCATTTCTTTGAATTTGAAAATTACTGGCCGCATAATACTGTTTTATTTGTTAAAGATTTCTGTGGTAATTATCCTAAATATACTTACTACTATTTTTTACAATATGATTTTAAGTCTTTCAGTTCAAGTACGGTAGTACCCACACTTGATAGGAAGAAACTATTTAATGAAAAAATAGAAATTCCTCCATTCGAAGAACAAAAAGAAATCGTAAAACGAGTCGAAGCACTTTTCAAAAAAGCAGATGAAATAGAAGAGAGATTTATTAAAGCAAAAGCTTTTGTAGATAAGCTAACACAATCAATATTAGCAAAAGCATTCAGAGGCGAGCTAGTTTCCCAAGACTCCAACGATGAGCCAGCAAGCGTGTTACTGGAAAAGATAAAAGAGGAGAAAGAATCGCACATTACATCTAATGTGAAAGTAAAAACAAATAAAACGAGCAAATCAACGAAAAAATTTATATTGATGAAAGAAAAGAAAACGAAAAATGCGAAAACAATTAAACGAAAAGAGAAAAGAATTGCTTAAAAATACAAATTAATCATTTCGCGTTTTTTTTACCCTGAACCCAACTATTTTGAGCGACCTATCTTAAAGAAATAAAACTTGTTTTACTATTGTGTGAATTTAATTCTGACGCCGTTTGCTGCAGAGTCTATGAAATTTCAATTCTATCCTCAAGCTCATTCACGTCGTCTGGTTTTCGGGGAAAGTGCTGTGAGAGGACTTTTCCGCATTCTCTGATGACGTGAATTATTCCGTCGAAAAAATTCTTATTGCGGAAATATTTTTCTGTTACGTTGGATAATTCATTCCAAAAGTTTTGGTCGAGTACCTTTGTGATTCCCTCGTCAGGCAGAATGTAGAATTGTTTATCCTTTAGTATTAAAAATATAAGAATGCCGCCGCGGTCACGCGTGTTATTCATTTTCAATCGGAAAAATTCTTTAATGGCTAAATCCCGCAGAGATGCCTTCTTCTCAAAAAGCTTTTTTTTTCTTTTGATGCTTATACGTATTTCACCGGCAGTTTTTTCTTCCTGAAGCTTTATCTCTTCTGCAATCTTTTCCATTTCAACTGCAGATAATATTTCGTGAATGAAATGATACATAACACTCTCGTTCGAAAAATATGAAACTGGAGCTTGGATTACAAACGTTCGTCAGGCTTCACTTTTTGACTTTACTTCTCTTTTGAGATATTTTGCACAGAGATTTAGCGAAAACAACCAATAGGAAATACAATTTTTATACATCTATGTTGAAACTAAAAAAACTTGATAATTTCTTAGGCGGAAAAGGTCCTTTATTATTTATTGTAATGGACGGCATTGGACTTGGAAAAGAATACGACCTGCCCGCCACGGAAATAATGGAAGGGCAGGCGGGCGGAAATGCTGTATTCAAATCAAAAACTCCAACGCTTGATAAACTTTTTTCTTCACCGCTTTTTACAAAGCTTAAGGCACACGGTCAGGCTGTTGGACTTCCTTCAGAAGATGACATGGGCAATAGCGAAGTTGGGCATAATGCACTCGGCGCAGGAAGAATATTTGACCAGGGTGCAAAGCTCGTAAACAAATCAATTGAATCTGGAAAAATATTTCAATCTGAACTCTGGAGAGATATAATAAAAAGAGCAGAGGATGGGGGGACGATTCATTTTATCGGATTGCTCTCAGACGGAAATGTTCATTCGCACATCGAGCAGCTTTTTGCATTGATCAAAAGATGTGCTGAAGAAGGTGTGAGAAAAGTGCGTCTTCATCCGCTTGCCGATGGAAGAGATGTTCCTGGAAGAACTGTTCTGAATTATATCAAACCAACCGAAGATTTATTGAATAAGATAAATTCAGAAAAGGGATTTGATTATCGAATTGCATCAGGCGGCGGTAGAATGAAAGTTACAATGGATAGATACAATGCAGATTGGAACATCGTCAAAAGAGGATGGGACGCTCACGTACTTGGAATTGGTAGAAAATTCAAGACAGCAGAAGATGCAGTTAAAACTTTTTACGAAGAAGATCCAAACATAATCGATCAGTACCTTGATGCATTCGTGGTTGTAGATGATAATGATGAGCCGATAGGTAAAATCGTTAACGGCGATTCCGTAATTATGTTTAATTTCAGAGGAGATAGG
This genomic interval from Ignavibacteria bacterium contains the following:
- a CDS encoding bifunctional homocysteine S-methyltransferase/methylenetetrahydrofolate reductase; the protein is MKTFRERLGKEVIVFDGGTGTYLYEKGIYINRCFDELNLTNPEIVKEVHNDYINSGADAIETNTFGANVFKLTPHGLGEKVYEINLRGAQIAKSVAKDSVLVAGSVGPLGVQIEPLGKLSFDEAKDAFKDQIKGLIDGGVDLIILETFILAKELVQALRAVRELDENIPVIGQVTINEDGNLLSGAPLERFIDKLKDYKIDAVGLNCSVGPKPMLDALEKLKTLTTLPISIQPNAGYPQNIGGRNIYMTSPEYMAEYAKRFIQTGASIVGGCCGTNPSHIRAIRRAVQALQPAKRMDVKVSELEIEILPEVKIYSLNEKSRLSNKLLRKEFVSLVELVSPKGVSPQKEIEKARKLFHFGIDAINIPDGPRAMARMSAMVLAVLIQKEVGIETVLHFACRDRNVIGMQSDLLGAWALGVRNILAITGDPPKLGNYPDATAVFDVDAIGLVNLINRLNHGLDLASNPIGEPTGFSIGVGVNPGAINLDDELKRLDWKIEAGAEYMITQPVFDIKIFESFIKRIDYVKLPLICGIWPLISYRNAEFMNNEVPGASVPDEILSRMRSATTKDEGFETGIQIARETYNYIRNDVAGVQLAAPLGRVEAVFEILKK
- a CDS encoding Abortive infection protein AbiEi, translated to MKEIIKIFEKHKGYARMKELRNQKIHPRKITKAISEGIIEKIKPGLYKLVNYPWDENGSFADVCKSNKKAVICLTSASSYYELTTFNPSYITVAVPHNSPGFKLEYPPIQVYYFPHKYYETGIIQVETKSGIIRIYNLEKTICDLFRYRTKIGDDIVIESLKSYLELKKRDINKLFEFAETLSVKEKMLPYVKAIVG
- a CDS encoding nucleotidyl transferase AbiEii/AbiGii toxin family protein, coding for MAKKEITNIAVSVKERLINYSRKNSLDFNSVLLQYIQERFLFRISKSIYSDNFVLKGALLFLAHDISRLRPTKDIDLLGRSVPNKTDSLKEIFQEIASISFEDGLTFDSHSVSAEEIVEQDEYHGIRIKLSAKLGTARQQVRIDIGFGDIVYPSSLLMDYPTLLDFEAPHLKVYSIESAVAEKFEAAVSLGIATSRMKDFYDIHFFASSKGFDLLTLHNALIETFKNRQTSIEKRHSIFDDKFKNDKNLEALWAAFIKKRSLKINLNFSETVSKIKLFIEPAYSEVNSTKTWDYMEWDWE
- a CDS encoding 2,3-bisphosphoglycerate-independent phosphoglycerate mutase, translated to MLKLKKLDNFLGGKGPLLFIVMDGIGLGKEYDLPATEIMEGQAGGNAVFKSKTPTLDKLFSSPLFTKLKAHGQAVGLPSEDDMGNSEVGHNALGAGRIFDQGAKLVNKSIESGKIFQSELWRDIIKRAEDGGTIHFIGLLSDGNVHSHIEQLFALIKRCAEEGVRKVRLHPLADGRDVPGRTVLNYIKPTEDLLNKINSEKGFDYRIASGGGRMKVTMDRYNADWNIVKRGWDAHVLGIGRKFKTAEDAVKTFYEEDPNIIDQYLDAFVVVDDNDEPIGKIVNGDSVIMFNFRGDRAIELSRAFEEKDFKEFDRVYYPDVLYAGMMEYDGDLHIPKNYLVFPSAIDRTISEYLCAEKVTSFAISETQKYGHVTYFWNGNRSGYIDESLEKYFEIPSDKIEFDKAPKMKAYEITEKTIELLRSNKFKWGRVNFANGDMVGHTGNFDAAVIAVEVVDECVGKLLKVIDELEGIAIVTADHGNADEMFIIKNGKKEIKTSHTLNPVPFVIYDTQYKGEYKMSEVKNPGLTNVAATILNLLGFEKVEDYDESLINF